A section of the Meiothermus sp. CFH 77666 genome encodes:
- a CDS encoding transposase family protein yields MKTTIQIPSPIPYLMEVPDLRAHNTTYDWRLLFMLVLMGLGSGHTNLLAIAQWVQDQRDWLLSLGLGRRASGRALPAQATLYRFVWALEQYAAAATLARLSRGHWAIENRLHHKRDVALGEDACGSGCPAQPAPGLPSSKGRPCVAQPPSLRRQSYAPVSVVIGVRVYMIRA; encoded by the coding sequence ATGAAGACGACCATACAGATTCCCAGCCCGATTCCCTACCTGATGGAAGTACCCGATCTGCGAGCCCACAACACCACCTACGATTGGCGCTTGTTGTTCATGCTGGTGCTGATGGGGCTGGGGAGTGGACACACCAACCTGCTGGCGATTGCCCAGTGGGTGCAGGATCAACGGGATTGGCTGCTCAGCCTGGGCCTGGGTCGGCGGGCTAGTGGTCGGGCCCTGCCGGCACAGGCCACCCTCTATCGGTTTGTGTGGGCTTTGGAGCAATATGCCGCTGCCGCTACCCTGGCCCGCCTCAGCCGGGGCCACTGGGCCATCGAGAACCGGCTGCACCACAAGCGGGATGTGGCGCTTGGAGAGGATGCCTGTGGCTCTGGCTGCCCTGCGCAACCTGCTCCTGGGCTTCCTTCATCAAAAGGGCGCCCCTGTGTTGCGCAACCTCCGTCGCTTCGCCGTCAATCCTATGCCCCTGTATCGGTGGTTATCGGGGTACGGGTGTATATGATAAGAGCCTGA
- a CDS encoding IS3 family transposase, which produces MERLRKELALGVNRFLQLAGISKATYYRRKRGSKTRSAPAQERIAGLADGCVEPPPHYGYRRVWALLVRAGIQASPSTVYRWMKRQQRLQRSPRRQGYRYSPPPQPEQVGWILGLDFTHWGPYRLCNVIEYQSRICLASEASLREDAALAQQALRKALRDASGLGLPNQSILVKSDQGSAFKSQPFTALLTQHGCGQQLSAVGRPEGMGRVERFHRSLKEECLQFEEVESLEELQHLAARYRHFYNTQRPHQALGYKTPMEVIEEAKKVVSFS; this is translated from the coding sequence ATGGAACGCCTGCGTAAGGAACTGGCGCTGGGAGTGAACCGCTTCTTGCAGCTGGCGGGGATATCCAAGGCCACCTACTACCGGCGTAAGCGAGGCAGCAAGACTCGGTCTGCTCCAGCTCAGGAGCGGATTGCTGGACTGGCTGATGGATGCGTGGAGCCACCTCCCCACTACGGCTACCGACGGGTCTGGGCTCTACTGGTTCGGGCGGGCATCCAGGCTTCACCCAGCACGGTGTACCGCTGGATGAAGCGGCAACAGCGATTGCAGCGAAGCCCCCGGCGTCAGGGCTATCGCTACAGCCCTCCTCCCCAGCCCGAGCAGGTCGGTTGGATCCTGGGGCTCGACTTCACCCACTGGGGCCCGTACCGCTTGTGCAACGTGATTGAGTATCAGAGCCGCATCTGTCTGGCTTCGGAGGCTAGCCTGAGGGAGGACGCAGCATTGGCACAGCAGGCGCTGAGGAAAGCGTTACGCGATGCGTCGGGTCTGGGTTTACCAAACCAAAGCATTCTGGTCAAGAGCGATCAGGGAAGCGCTTTCAAGTCCCAGCCCTTCACCGCCCTGCTGACCCAGCATGGGTGTGGCCAGCAGTTGAGTGCGGTGGGTCGCCCTGAAGGCATGGGCAGGGTGGAGCGCTTTCACCGCAGCTTGAAGGAGGAGTGTTTGCAGTTTGAGGAGGTGGAGAGTCTGGAAGAGCTACAGCACCTGGCAGCGCGGTATCGTCACTTCTACAACACCCAGCGGCCTCATCAGGCTCTGGGGTACAAGACACCGATGGAAGTGATCGAGGAAGCGAAAAAAGTGGTATCGTTTTCGTGA
- a CDS encoding ferritin, with product MMISEALAGLLNQQIVQEFRASQVYLGMSVYCTGLNLDGWTGFFERQSQEEREHALKIVRFLSEAGAPVSIEAVPGAATRYGSLLEAVSKSLEYERKVSDSFRIMAKVAQEHHDHTGYGFLQWFLGEQIEEENIFARLEAVLESSLNPFQAETLPPKE from the coding sequence ATGATGATTTCCGAAGCCCTTGCCGGCTTGCTCAACCAGCAGATCGTCCAGGAGTTCCGCGCCTCCCAGGTCTACCTGGGCATGAGCGTCTATTGCACCGGGCTCAACCTCGACGGGTGGACGGGCTTCTTCGAGCGCCAGTCCCAGGAGGAGCGCGAGCACGCGCTGAAGATTGTGCGCTTCCTGAGCGAGGCTGGCGCCCCAGTCTCAATCGAGGCCGTACCCGGTGCCGCCACGCGCTACGGCAGCCTTCTCGAGGCCGTTTCCAAGTCGCTGGAGTATGAGCGAAAAGTCTCGGACAGCTTCCGCATCATGGCCAAAGTGGCCCAGGAGCACCACGACCACACTGGCTACGGCTTTCTGCAGTGGTTCCTGGGGGAACAGATCGAGGAGGAGAACATCTTCGCCCGCCTCGAGGCTGTCCTGGAGAGCAGCCTCAACCCCTTCCAGGCCGAAACCCTCCCGCCCAAGGAATAA
- a CDS encoding ABC transporter ATP-binding protein — MKLQTRSLHLGYENRLVVKGLDLELPSGKITTFIGPNGSGKSTLLRSLARLLKPRQGSVLLDGKAIHRLPTKEVARRLAILVQGPQAPEGLTVEALAWFGRYPHQGFFAQRTEADRAIVERALQQTGMVVFRDRPLETLSGGQRQRAWIAMALAQDTPVVLLDEPTTFLDLSHQLEVIHLLQRLNREQGKTIVMVLHDLNQAARYSHELVVIDGGEVVAQGQPTEVITHDLLRQVFGLEAHITLDPDTLTPHVIPYGLSRRS; from the coding sequence ATGAAACTTCAGACCCGATCCCTCCACCTCGGCTACGAGAACCGCCTCGTGGTCAAAGGGCTCGACCTCGAGCTCCCCTCCGGCAAGATCACCACCTTCATCGGCCCCAACGGCTCGGGCAAGTCCACACTGCTGCGCTCGCTGGCCCGGCTCCTGAAGCCCCGGCAGGGCAGCGTGCTTTTGGACGGCAAGGCCATCCACCGCCTGCCCACCAAGGAGGTAGCCCGCCGGCTTGCCATCCTGGTGCAGGGGCCACAAGCCCCCGAGGGTCTTACGGTGGAGGCCCTGGCCTGGTTCGGGCGCTACCCTCACCAGGGCTTCTTCGCCCAGCGCACCGAGGCCGACCGCGCCATCGTCGAGCGCGCCCTTCAGCAGACCGGCATGGTGGTCTTCCGCGACCGGCCCCTCGAGACCCTCTCCGGAGGGCAGCGTCAGCGGGCCTGGATCGCCATGGCCTTAGCCCAGGACACCCCGGTGGTGCTGCTGGACGAGCCTACCACCTTCCTCGACCTCTCCCACCAGCTCGAGGTCATCCACCTCCTACAGCGGCTCAACCGCGAGCAGGGCAAGACCATCGTGATGGTGCTGCACGACCTCAACCAGGCCGCGCGCTACTCCCACGAGCTGGTGGTGATCGACGGGGGGGAGGTGGTGGCCCAGGGCCAGCCCACCGAGGTCATCACCCACGACTTGCTGCGCCAGGTCTTTGGGCTCGAGGCCCACATCACCCTCGACCCCGACACCCTCACGCCCCACGTCATCCCCTACGGGCTTTCCCGGCGCTCCTGA
- a CDS encoding sucrase ferredoxin produces MTEPCDTRFCSLFARSQGEQPIGNAPQTQQFLVVEVPTPWPRNFLEAPTLPQGLGVLLRRAYEVKIDFVLVGVVPDEEYSQPGLTRVMWFRRPAAVFARFERREWQLPTPRVAALCEALLFGGGLDDFELYRSSFSGRDLLVCTHGTVDVCCANFGYPVYRELRERYGGPELRLWHCTHFGGHRFAPTLLDLPTGHYWGFIGSDDLDNLVFRNRPVFAGKLRGWSGLDCFWQMADGYLLEREGWGWLDCPRESCVIRVEGGEGVMGLEWGAYTPIQHPDPPERAWVQHTCHPPDGGKGVYEVLIERAGVLQTVGQSGGEARTVNQYRVREVREASNYSKHSAFALQRSTGDDSL; encoded by the coding sequence ATGACCGAGCCCTGCGACACCCGCTTTTGCTCCTTGTTCGCCCGTTCCCAGGGTGAGCAGCCCATAGGGAATGCGCCCCAGACCCAGCAGTTCCTGGTGGTGGAAGTCCCGACCCCCTGGCCGCGCAACTTCCTCGAGGCGCCCACCCTGCCTCAGGGTCTGGGGGTGCTGCTGCGACGGGCTTACGAGGTTAAGATCGACTTCGTCCTGGTCGGGGTGGTGCCCGACGAGGAATACAGCCAGCCAGGCCTGACCCGCGTGATGTGGTTCCGGCGGCCCGCAGCGGTCTTCGCGCGGTTTGAACGCAGGGAGTGGCAGCTTCCCACCCCGCGGGTTGCGGCGCTATGCGAGGCCCTACTGTTCGGAGGCGGGCTGGATGATTTTGAGCTGTACCGCTCGAGCTTCAGCGGGCGCGACCTACTGGTGTGCACCCACGGCACGGTGGATGTGTGCTGCGCGAACTTCGGCTACCCCGTCTACCGCGAGCTGCGTGAGCGCTACGGGGGCCCCGAGCTGCGGTTGTGGCACTGTACGCACTTTGGCGGGCACCGCTTTGCCCCCACGCTCCTCGACCTGCCCACCGGGCACTACTGGGGCTTCATCGGGTCTGATGATCTGGACAACCTGGTGTTTCGGAACCGGCCCGTGTTCGCGGGCAAGCTGCGCGGCTGGAGCGGGCTGGACTGCTTCTGGCAGATGGCGGACGGGTACTTGCTGGAACGCGAGGGCTGGGGCTGGCTGGACTGCCCGCGGGAGAGTTGCGTGATTCGGGTTGAGGGAGGCGAAGGGGTGATGGGCCTGGAGTGGGGAGCCTACACCCCTATCCAGCACCCCGACCCGCCCGAGCGGGCGTGGGTGCAGCACACCTGCCACCCCCCGGACGGGGGAAAAGGCGTCTACGAAGTCCTGATCGAGCGGGCCGGGGTGTTGCAGACCGTGGGGCAGTCGGGGGGCGAGGCCAGAACCGTCAACCAGTACCGCGTTCGCGAGGTGCGGGAGGCGAGCAACTACTCCAAGCATTCGGCATTCGCTCTTCAGCGTTCAACGGGTGACGACTCCTTATGA
- a CDS encoding flavodoxin produces the protein MSEIGVFYGSTYGNTANAAAKIAAHLERLLGQPIPPQDIAQVDLKTLEGYDKLLLGCSTWNIGELQYDWEVLYRQLDTLDLNGKQVALFGCGDQLGYPDSFQDALGILGEKLEERGASLVGLWPVAGYEHTRSLGQRGEFFLGLALDEDNQAHLSEGRIARWVERVLEEFGLLMKVDG, from the coding sequence ATGTCCGAGATTGGAGTGTTCTACGGTAGCACCTACGGCAACACTGCCAACGCGGCAGCGAAGATTGCTGCACACCTCGAGCGCCTGCTGGGACAGCCAATTCCCCCGCAGGATATCGCCCAGGTGGACCTCAAGACTCTCGAGGGCTACGACAAGTTGTTGTTGGGTTGTTCGACCTGGAATATAGGCGAGTTGCAATACGACTGGGAGGTTTTATACAGACAGCTGGATACGCTTGATCTCAACGGCAAGCAAGTCGCCCTATTCGGCTGCGGCGATCAGCTCGGTTATCCGGATAGCTTCCAGGATGCCTTGGGGATTCTGGGGGAGAAGCTCGAGGAGCGCGGAGCCAGCCTGGTTGGGCTATGGCCGGTGGCTGGCTACGAGCATACCCGTTCGCTGGGGCAGCGTGGGGAGTTTTTTTTAGGGCTAGCCCTCGATGAGGACAACCAGGCCCACCTTAGTGAGGGGCGCATCGCACGCTGGGTAGAGCGGGTACTCGAGGAGTTCGGGTTGTTGATGAAGGTGGATGGATAG
- a CDS encoding activator of HSP90 ATPase, whose translation MTDVALVHTEACLTIARSPAEVWAVLSDFHRAPLWIKNTLLKLEGELREGAELYFSFPKHPRFPGRLTRLRPLEEFGISFATRDFVFTLRELSPNQTEVCVSLQTPVYPRFGSEQTERGNLKICQAMLRQLQGVVEGEKHV comes from the coding sequence ATGACGGATGTCGCTCTTGTCCACACCGAGGCCTGCCTGACGATTGCCCGCTCTCCCGCAGAAGTTTGGGCGGTGCTGAGCGACTTTCACCGTGCGCCGTTATGGATCAAGAACACCCTGCTAAAGCTCGAGGGGGAGCTTCGCGAGGGAGCCGAGCTGTACTTTAGCTTTCCCAAACACCCTCGTTTTCCCGGCAGGCTGACCCGGCTGAGACCCCTGGAGGAGTTTGGGATTAGCTTCGCCACCCGCGATTTCGTCTTCACCTTGCGGGAGCTGAGCCCCAACCAGACCGAGGTCTGCGTTAGCCTACAAACCCCGGTATACCCCCGCTTTGGCTCCGAGCAGACGGAGCGGGGTAACCTCAAGATTTGCCAAGCCATGCTGCGCCAGTTGCAAGGCGTTGTCGAGGGGGAAAAGCATGTGTAA
- a CDS encoding ABC transporter substrate-binding protein, with protein sequence MNNRIVVTVFSMIVGLGLAQPLTIRHDEGTTVVPKEPQRVVVMDEEALGWLAAIGVADRIVGLGSAYLSPADVEGGRIKPEVLRKGFLARARLNNPTYVGSWLEPSLETVLALKPDLIVRLTWKGNQNYDKLSRIAPTIGYEEGGEGFWQKGLRDLGRIFGRSAEAERVIEQVRATNRANAARLRAAGVFEKYPKVVVVAPFAGGSNWVYTAVRLIPDLRELGFKDGFTPKEVTLGVGAQISDEALVSLDRQTLVVVFPPGGKYNGAEAFYASPVGQKLKEQSILYLPEDYSPYSGPLVSIRNSNELTRMILEKLRRER encoded by the coding sequence GTGAACAATCGCATCGTTGTTACCGTTTTTTCTATGATCGTCGGCCTGGGCCTAGCCCAACCCCTGACTATCCGGCATGACGAGGGCACGACGGTGGTTCCTAAAGAGCCCCAGCGCGTGGTGGTAATGGACGAGGAGGCGCTGGGCTGGCTGGCCGCGATCGGCGTCGCCGATCGCATCGTGGGCCTGGGTAGCGCGTACCTAAGCCCGGCCGACGTCGAGGGCGGGAGGATCAAGCCGGAGGTTTTGCGGAAGGGGTTCTTGGCCCGCGCGAGGTTGAACAACCCCACCTACGTGGGCTCCTGGCTCGAGCCCAGCCTCGAGACCGTGCTGGCCCTCAAGCCCGACCTCATCGTGCGCCTGACCTGGAAGGGCAACCAGAACTACGACAAGCTCAGTCGGATTGCCCCCACCATCGGTTACGAGGAGGGCGGGGAGGGGTTCTGGCAGAAGGGCCTGAGGGACCTGGGCCGCATCTTTGGCCGCAGCGCCGAGGCCGAGCGCGTCATCGAGCAGGTCAGGGCCACCAACCGGGCCAACGCGGCTAGGCTGCGGGCCGCCGGGGTGTTCGAGAAGTACCCCAAGGTCGTGGTGGTGGCCCCCTTCGCCGGCGGGAGCAACTGGGTTTACACTGCTGTGCGTCTGATCCCCGACCTGCGCGAGCTGGGCTTCAAGGATGGCTTCACCCCCAAGGAAGTCACCCTCGGGGTGGGGGCCCAGATCAGCGATGAGGCGCTGGTTTCGCTGGACCGGCAAACCCTGGTGGTGGTCTTCCCGCCGGGCGGCAAGTACAACGGGGCCGAGGCCTTCTACGCCAGCCCTGTCGGCCAGAAGCTCAAGGAGCAGAGCATCCTCTACCTGCCGGAGGACTATAGCCCCTACAGCGGGCCGTTGGTCAGCATTCGCAACTCCAACGAGCTGACCCGGATGATCCTCGAGAAGCTCCGGCGTGAACGGTGA
- a CDS encoding iron ABC transporter permease, protein MTHRKFLPSLTLLLLLALALLLIMLISVGVGAIRMNMLEVLQALAGSADATHTRILYELRLPRIGVGALCGAMFAASGAILQGVVRNPLASPDVVGVGAGAGLAAVVTLILFPAAPLWALPAGAFAGAGVSFALVYLLARRAGEVAPVRVALIGIAVAAALTSFQQLILIRAPDDIGRALSFLVGTVYGADWERLLRILPWAALLLPSSWLLWRRFDVLALGDQLARGLGMRLEFARLVALALAVGLAGVAVTGAGVLGFVGLIAPHMARLLAGPSFARLLPASMLLGAMLVVGADALGRGLVPPVEVPAGIVTTLLGAPYFLWLLRRTGGIRR, encoded by the coding sequence ATGACCCACCGCAAGTTTTTGCCCTCCCTCACGCTCCTTCTCCTCCTGGCCCTGGCCCTGCTCTTGATCATGCTGATATCGGTCGGGGTCGGGGCAATCCGGATGAACATGCTCGAGGTTCTCCAGGCCCTCGCCGGTTCCGCCGACGCGACCCACACCCGCATCCTCTACGAGCTGCGGCTGCCGCGCATAGGCGTAGGGGCCTTGTGTGGGGCCATGTTCGCGGCATCAGGAGCGATCCTGCAGGGTGTGGTGCGCAACCCGCTGGCCTCGCCCGACGTCGTGGGGGTGGGGGCGGGAGCGGGCCTGGCGGCGGTCGTCACGCTGATCCTCTTCCCGGCAGCCCCGCTATGGGCACTGCCCGCTGGGGCCTTCGCCGGGGCGGGGGTGAGCTTCGCCTTGGTGTACCTGCTCGCGCGTCGCGCGGGTGAGGTGGCTCCGGTGCGGGTCGCCCTCATCGGCATCGCGGTGGCCGCCGCCCTCACCAGCTTCCAGCAACTCATCCTCATCCGCGCTCCCGACGACATCGGGCGGGCCCTGAGCTTCCTGGTGGGTACCGTCTACGGGGCCGACTGGGAGCGGCTTTTGCGGATTCTGCCATGGGCGGCGCTGCTTCTGCCGTCGAGCTGGCTGCTGTGGCGGCGCTTCGACGTGCTGGCCTTGGGCGACCAGTTGGCCAGGGGGCTGGGGATGCGCCTCGAGTTTGCCCGCCTGGTCGCCCTGGCGCTGGCGGTGGGGCTGGCAGGCGTGGCTGTCACCGGCGCGGGGGTTCTGGGCTTCGTGGGCCTGATCGCCCCCCACATGGCGCGGCTTCTGGCCGGGCCCAGCTTCGCCCGCCTGCTGCCGGCTTCCATGTTGCTGGGGGCGATGCTGGTGGTGGGGGCCGACGCGCTGGGGCGCGGCCTGGTTCCCCCGGTCGAAGTCCCTGCGGGCATCGTCACCACCCTCCTGGGCGCACCCTACTTCCTGTGGCTCCTGCGGCGTACGGGCGGAATCAGGCGCTAG
- a CDS encoding iron-siderophore ABC transporter substrate-binding protein codes for MRRTLLKPILSTQILIASCLAALAFALGQPASAQSCTGRLVKHAMGTSCVPKVPKRVVVLDTGELDSALALGVKPVGAVTPAGQPFQAYLGNLTQGIEVVGTVQQPSLERILALRPDLILTSKLRHGQLYDQLSRIAPTVMAETVGVVWKENLLLAGEALGRSAQAKVLLAQYERRAGQLRNRLGGRGRLPTVSILRFTPGQIRSMNRANYIGTILADVGLPRPAFQSKDTFADYISLERLPDLDADYLFYATYGDPAQTDQAFVLASPLWKGLKAVQNGRAIAVSDDVWFLAIGVLGANRVLDDLEKYLLAGK; via the coding sequence ATGCGACGAACCCTGCTCAAACCCATCCTCTCCACCCAAATCCTCATTGCTTCCTGCCTGGCGGCGCTGGCCTTCGCCCTGGGCCAGCCTGCCTCCGCCCAGTCCTGCACGGGCCGCCTGGTCAAGCACGCCATGGGCACGAGCTGCGTCCCCAAGGTGCCCAAGCGCGTGGTGGTGCTGGACACCGGCGAACTGGACAGCGCCCTGGCCCTGGGTGTCAAGCCGGTAGGCGCGGTGACGCCCGCTGGCCAGCCCTTCCAGGCTTACCTGGGCAACCTCACCCAGGGCATCGAGGTGGTGGGAACCGTCCAGCAGCCCAGTTTGGAGAGGATCCTGGCCCTGAGGCCCGACCTGATCCTCACCAGCAAGCTGCGCCACGGCCAGCTCTACGACCAGCTCTCGCGCATTGCGCCCACGGTGATGGCCGAGACGGTGGGCGTGGTCTGGAAGGAGAACCTCCTGCTGGCGGGCGAGGCTTTGGGACGCAGCGCCCAGGCCAAAGTCCTGTTGGCGCAATACGAGCGGCGGGCCGGGCAATTGCGCAACCGGCTCGGAGGCCGAGGCCGGCTGCCTACGGTGAGCATCCTGCGCTTCACGCCGGGCCAGATCCGCAGCATGAACCGGGCCAACTACATCGGCACCATCCTCGCCGACGTGGGCCTTCCGCGCCCGGCTTTCCAGAGCAAGGACACCTTCGCCGATTACATCTCCCTCGAGCGCCTGCCAGACCTCGACGCCGACTACCTGTTTTACGCCACCTACGGCGACCCCGCCCAGACCGACCAGGCCTTCGTGCTCGCGAGCCCACTGTGGAAGGGCCTGAAGGCCGTGCAGAATGGCCGGGCCATCGCGGTGAGCGACGACGTCTGGTTCCTGGCCATCGGAGTATTGGGTGCGAACCGGGTGCTGGATGACCTCGAAAAGTACCTGCTCGCCGGTAAGTGA